The region GCGCGCGAGCTGCTGGGTCAGGGTGCTGGCGCCCTGTTTGGCGCGGCCGGCGGCGACGTTCTTGAACGCCGCACGCGCCATGCCGCTGAGGTCGATGCCCATGTGATGGGCGAAGTCGCGGTCCTCGACGGCCTGCAGGCCGGTGACCAGCAACTCGGGCACTTCCTCGATCCGCACCAGGCGGCGTTCTTCCTGCTTTTGCCCGTACAGCGTGGCGATGCGCGCCGGGTCCAGGCGCGCGGTCTTCAGCGACTTGCGCGAGGTCAGGTCGCGCAGGCTGGCGACTCGGCCGCCGGACACCACGACTTCGATGCGCCGCGCCGGCACGGCGCCGTCGACATCGTTGAAACCGCGGCTGGCGACAGTGAAGCGGCCGCCCTGGCGGGCATAGGTACCGGGGCGCTCGCCGCTGTCCTCGCGGTAGGAGGCGGCGTCGAGTTCGGTCTTCAGCGTGCCCGGGTCCAGGGCCAGGCCCGGCGCCAGTTCGAGCGGACGCGCATAGACCCGGGTCGGAATCTGCCAACGCAACTGACCGAAGCGCTGGCCGACCTCGTGATTGAGATAGAGCGTGTACGGAATCAGGAAACCGAGCCCCAGGCCAATCGCGGCCAGGGCCCAGGTCACCAGTCGGCGGCGCCAGGTCGGCGCATGGCCGTCGCCGTCATTACCGTCGTTGTCGAGCTCGTCTTCGTCGTAATCGATTCGGGCCACGGATATGCAACACAGGGAGTCGCGGCAAGTCTAGCGCAGGCATCCGGAGCCCGTGCCGGGGGGGCCGCGGCGGCGGCATCGGCGTTCATACCCGGTGAATGCAGGCTGAGGCTGGGGGCTGGAGGGCCTGTCGGGAGTGGGCGCGATGCGGTTTGGATGGGGTGGCTTGGGCGGCGGTCGGGCTGGCAATGGCCAAGGCGCGGCCGTCGACATGGCTTGGGCGATGCGGGCGGCTGCCGGGCACGCTGGGGCCTGCTCGGCGAGGTTAGGGGGCGTTTTGGCGGGGCGATATCGCGCTTGGATGGAGGCGTCAGCTTTGTGTTCGGCGACCGAGGTTCGACGAGGTCCGCGGCCGGGGTACGGCTCGGACTGCCCGGTCGCGGGCTGCGGGTGGTTTTAGCGGGAGCGATGTCGCGCTTGGATCGGGGTGTCGGCTTTGGTTTTCAGCCGAGGTCACGCGGCATCATCCCATCGCGGCCTCGCAGGCCGTCGCGCAGGCCGCGCAGCATCGCGCGCAGATAGGCCGGGCGCGGCTTCAACAACAAGGCGGTGCCGACGAATTTCAGCACCAGACGCGGCAGATCCTGCGCCATCCAGCGGCGCGGCACTTCGGCGCGGCGGTACAGCAGCACGCGGTTGCGCATCATGTAGTACAGCCGGGTCGGGCTGTGCACCACGGTGCGGTAGGGAATCAGGCTGGAGACCTGGACCAGGTCGCCGATGCGGTGCTGCATGCGCGCATCGCAGATGCCGTACAGGCGATAGCCGCGATGACGCGCGCGCGAGCTCCATTCGATGTCGACGTTGTCGATGAACAAGCCCTCGTCCATGCCGCCGACCGTGTCGAGCACGTCCAGCGGCAACAGGGTGCCCGAGGTGATCAGAAAGTCGCAGTCGACCACCTGTCCGGGCCCACCGTAGAGCTTGCGGTTCATCGGGAAGGCGATCTGCACGAACGGTGCGACCTCGCCGGTACGTTCGTCGCGGAACTGCGGCCCGACCGCGGCCACCGGCCCCTGCCCGCGCAGCTGCTGCAGGTGACGCATCAGCACGGCGACCATGTCCGGATCGACGATGCTGTCCTGGTCCATCAACAGCACCTGCCCGAACCCGGCCGCACGCGCGGCGCGCGCGGCGTGGTTGATCGCGCTGCCCAGGCCGACGTTGCGCTCGGAGCGGAACACCTCGATGCCCTGCGCGCGCAGCCGCTCGAAATACGCCTCCAACGCCTCGCCGGTACTGGCGTTGTCGAAGATCTGCACGCGCCCGACCTGACCCTTGACCGCGGCGATGACGCGCTCGAGCAAGTCGATCTGCGGGTGATAGGTGACGATGGCGGCGCTGACGTCGATGCGATGGTTCGCCGCGGGCTGGCTGGCGCTGTTCATGTCAGCGCGATCCGGGTCGGCTGCGAAGCGATGCTTGCCGGCCGGCCAACGACACGATGCGCAGGTCGCTCGCGGACACAGTCATTCCCCGCACCTTGTCTGCCCGAACGAACGGGCGGTATGGACGAGCAGCGAGCGGCAAGGAAAGTCGGATCGGGGCAAGGAAGGCATCGCGGACTGGCGGGCATCGGCGGCATTATCGCTCAGCGGCGGCCGGGGTGCCGTGCGTCCATCCGTCGGATCGGACCGCGGACGAAACGCGGCCCGTACGAGAGGGCGCCCGCCTCAGTTCGAAGCCGCCTCGGCGCTGCGCACGCGGGCGCTGAGTTCTTCGATGCCGGCGGCGCGGGCGTCGAGCGAACGGGCGGCGTCGAGCGCGCTGCGGGCGGCACGCAATTCGCCGGCGCCGAGGCGTTCGTCGCCGACCGCGATCCANNNNNCACACACTTAATTAATTAAGTGTGTGNNNNNGGCTTAGCAAAAGAAAGTAACCCGGCCGCGTCAGCGGACGGAAGCTCTGCTCTTGCTTGATGTTTTTTGTAGAAGCTAGATCAAACGCCAAGAGCTTCCGCCACTAAAGCGGCGGGTTACTTTCTTTTGTCTAAAGCAACAAAAGAAAGGTAACCAAAGAAAAATGCTTTTCTTTGAATCACAAGCCCGCACGAGCGATGCCGACGCAGGGATTTTTCATACGGGACATCCCTGTCCCGATGAAAAACGGCGCGCATCCCTGCGCGCCGCCCTCCGGGTCTGCCCTCGACCGGCAGAGCGACAAGCGACAAGCGACAAGCGAAGCCTGACATCGACGCCGACCACAAAAGGTCTGCACCAGTCGCGGCTTGCGCCGCTCCTACCCTTAGACGGATCGTGGCCTCGATCGATCCCATCGGCAACGCGTGCTCTGCGCATCCCGTGGTCGCGGCTCACGCCGCTCCTACAGGGGCTCGACCCGGTAACGCCGCCACCCCCGATTCCGCAACGCGACGCACTGTTCCGCTCACGCGCGCCCGGTCATCGCCCACCGCTAACGCCATTTGCGCGACCATCGGCGGGCTCGGGCTCCGCCGCCCGATACGGAGTCCCGCATGACCAAGGCGTCCGATCTGTTCGTCGCCGCGCTCGAGGCCGAAGGCGTCGAATACGTATTCGGCATCCCCGGCGAGGAAAATCTCGATCTGCTCGAATCGCTGCGCACTTCGAGCATCCAGCTGGTTCTGACTCGCCACGAACAGGCCGCCGGTTTCATGGCCGCCACCTACGGCCGGCTTACCGGCAAGGCCGGGGTCTGCCTGTCCACCCTCGGGCCCGGCGCGACCAATCTGGTCACGGCCGCCGCCTACGCCCAACTCGGCGCCATGCCGATGCTGATGATCACCGGCCAGAAGCCGATCAAGACCAGCAAGCAAGGGCATTTCCAGATCGTCGACGTGGTCGACACGATGCGTCCGCTGACCAAGTACACGCGCCAGATCGTCGCCGCCGACAGCATCCCGGCGCGAGTGCGCGAGGCCTTCCGGCGCGCCGAAGAGGAACGCCCAGGCGCGGTGCATCTGGAGCTTCCGCAGGACATCGCCGGCGACCCGACCCAGGCGCGCCTGATACCGGCCTCGTTCTCGCGGCGCCCGGTGGCCGAGGACAAGGCGATCGAACGCGCCGCCGAGGCCATCGCCCAGGCCCGCCACCCGATCCTGATGATCGGCGCCGGCGCCAACCGCAAGACCACCGCCAAGACCCTGCACGCGTTCGTCGCCCAACTCGGCATCCCCTATTTCACCACCCAGATGGGCAAGGGCGTGCTCGACGAGAACGGCCCGCTGTGGCTCGGCAACGCCGCGCTGTCGGACCACGACTTCGTCCATCGCGCCATCGACGCCGCCGACTGCATCGTCAACATCGGCCACGACGTCATCGAGAAGCCGCCGTTCTTCATGCGCGAAGGCCGGCGCACGGTGATCCACGTCAACTACGCCAGCGCCGAAGTCGATGCGGTGTATTTCCCGCAGATCGAAGTGGTCGGCGACATCGCCCACTCGGTCTGGCGCCTGTCGGAGGCGCTGCGGCCGCAGGCGCATTGGGACTTCTCGTTCTTCGACCGCGTGCGCAGCGCCTTGTCGGAGCAACTGCTCGACCGCAGCGAAGACGACCGTTTCCCGCTGGCGCCGCAGCGTCTGGTCGCCGAATTGCGCGCCGCACTGTCGCCGCGCGACGTGGTCTGCCTGGACAACGGCCTGTACAAGCTGTGGTTCGCACGCAACTACCGCTGCGCCGAGCCCAATACTTTATTGCTCGACAATGCCCTGGCGACCATGGGCGCGGGCTTGCCCTCGGCGATCGCCGCGCGCATCGTCTGCCCGGACCGCAAGGTGGTCGCAGTCTGCGGCGACGGCGGTTTCATGATGAATTCGCAGGAGCTCGAAACCGCGGTGCGGCTGGGCCTGGACATCACCGTACTGGTGTTGCGCGACGACGCCTACGGCATGATCAAGTGGAAGCAGGCCCACGAACGCTATCCGAGCTACGGCATGGACCTCGGCAATCCCGACTTCGTCGCCTATGCCAGCAGCTACGGCGCGCGCGGTCATCGCCCCGAGTCCAGCGACGCCTTCGCGCCCTTGCTGCGCCAGGCCCTCGACACGCCGGGCATCGACCTGATCGAAGTGCCGATCGATTACCGCGACGACGACCGCATTCTCAACGAAGACATTCCACGCCTCGCCGCCGCCGTGCAGTGACGCGGCGCTCCCGCCCCCTTTTCGACCAGGAGCATTCCATGGCCCGATCGCCGAAGCAGTCCGATCGCCGCAAAGCGGCCAAGCCCGCCAAGCCCGGCAGCGGCTTGAAGCCGAGCTACCCCTATTACCTGGCCAACCGCCCGGTCGCCGCCAATACCGCCCTGGACGTGCTCGACAAATTCAGCGGCAAGCGCGCGACCCGGGTCGCGATGGCCGACGCCACGGCGGTGCGCAAGGCGATCGTCGCCGCGCACAAGGCGCGCGAAGCGATGGCGGCGTTCACGCCCGACCGCCGTCGCGACGTGCTCGAGCACTGCGTGCGCCGCTTCAGCGAGCGCTTCGAGGAGCTCGCCTTGGCGCTGTGCATCGAAGCCGGCAAGCCGATCCGCGATGCCCGCGGCGAAGTCACCCGCCTGATCGATACCTTCCGCATCGCCGCCGGCGAGGCTACCCGCAGCGGCGGCGAGCTCATCGAACTGCAGATCTCCGAACGCACCCGCGGCTATCGCGGCATGGTCAAGCGGGTGCCGATCGGGCCATGCAGCTTCATCACCCCGTTCAACTTCCCGCTCAACCTGGTCGCGCACAAGGTCGCGCCGGCGATCGCCGCGGGCTGTCCCTTCGTGCTCAAGCCGGCGATCAAGACCCCGGTCGGCGCGCTGATCATCGCCGAGGTGCTGGCCGAGACCGACCTGCCCGAAGGCGCGTTCTCGGTGCTGTGCTGCTCGAACGAAGATGCCTCGCTGTTGGTCGAGGACGAGCGCATCAAGCTGCTGAGCTTCACCGGCGGCCTGATCGGCTGGGACCTCAAGGCACGGTCCGGCAAGAAGAAGGTCACCCTCGAACTCGGCGGCAACGCGGCCTGCATCGTCGATGCCGACCCGGGCGCGAGCCTGGACCACGTGGTCGAGCGGTTGGTGTTCGGCGCCTACTACCAAAGCGGGCAGAGCTGCATCAGCGTGCAGCGCATCTACGCCCACGCCGATATCTACGACAAGCTGCGCAAGAAGCTCAAGTCCGCGATCGCCGCCTTACGCATGGGCGACCCGCGCGACGAGCAGACCTTCATCGGCCCGGTCGTCGACGTCGATGCCGCCAAGCGCATCGAGTCCTGGATCGACGCGGCGGTCAAGGGCGGCGCCAAGCGTATCGTCGCCGGCCCGCGCGACGGCAACATGATCCCCGCGACCTTGCTGGAGAAGGTGCCGCGCGACTCGGACCTATACCGCAAGGAAGTATTCGGGCCGGTGGCGTTCATCGAACCTTTCGACGATTTCGACAAGGTCCTGACGACCGTCAACGACAGCGATTTCGGCCTGCAGGCGGGCGTATTCACCGGCCGCCTCGACCATGCGATGAAAGCCTGGGACCGGCTCGACGTCGGCGGTGTGATCGTTGGCGACGTGCCCAGCTTCCGCGTCGACAACATGCCCTACGGCGGCGTCAAGGATTCCGGCCTCGGCCGCGAAGGCGTGCGCTATGCGATCGAAGACATGAGCGAACAGCGGCTATTGGTGATCCGCGATCCAACCGAAGGTGCGTAACCCCGGACTTCTCCGAAGCCACGTCCCCGCTTCCGCTGCAGAGCCGGCCTAACAAGCCAACCACTCACCCGGCCCCGGACGGGGCCGGGTGAGCGAGCAACTTCCCCGACCGCCCCTTCCCCCGCCCGGCCTCCACGCAAAAAGATTCTGCCAGGCTCAACCCCACCCCCAGCACCGGCACGTTCCACTTCCCAGGTCCACACACCAGGGAAGCCGCCATGAACGTCCGAGCCACGCCGCAGTCGTCGTCGAACCTCCGCTCCATCCGTCCCCTCACTGCGGCCTTGCTGACCGCACTGGCGTTCTCGATCGCCGGCTGCCAGGCGCCCGGCGAGCTGGCGCAGTCGCGCGACAAGAGCGAAGGCGACGCCCTCGTCGTCGAAGTCGCCCCTCACGATGACGCCGCCGCAGCGGCCGACGCCGCCGCCAGCGCCGCGGCGGCTCCTCCGGCACCACCGGCGCCGCTCGCCGAAGCCGCCAAACCGATCCGTGCCGATGCGCGCGCCAAGGGCGCGGCCGAACGGTCGCGAGGGCAAGTGTTCGCAGAAGCCAAGGCCATGCCGGCCGGTAACGCAGCGGCGCAAAGCACCACCCTCGACCGCGTCCAGGTCAGCGGCAGCCGCATCGGGCCGGCCCCGCGCATGCTCAAGCGCAGTGTGTCCGCGCAAATGGCGGCTCCCGCCGCACTCGTGCCGCCGCCCCCGCCGCCGATGTACCAGGCCAGCGCCGACACGGAAAAATACGC is a window of Lysobacter antibioticus DNA encoding:
- a CDS encoding glycosyltransferase family 2 protein, giving the protein MNSASQPAANHRIDVSAAIVTYHPQIDLLERVIAAVKGQVGRVQIFDNASTGEALEAYFERLRAQGIEVFRSERNVGLGSAINHAARAARAAGFGQVLLMDQDSIVDPDMVAVLMRHLQQLRGQGPVAAVGPQFRDERTGEVAPFVQIAFPMNRKLYGGPGQVVDCDFLITSGTLLPLDVLDTVGGMDEGLFIDNVDIEWSSRARHRGYRLYGICDARMQHRIGDLVQVSSLIPYRTVVHSPTRLYYMMRNRVLLYRRAEVPRRWMAQDLPRLVLKFVGTALLLKPRPAYLRAMLRGLRDGLRGRDGMMPRDLG
- a CDS encoding acetolactate synthase large subunit codes for the protein MTKASDLFVAALEAEGVEYVFGIPGEENLDLLESLRTSSIQLVLTRHEQAAGFMAATYGRLTGKAGVCLSTLGPGATNLVTAAAYAQLGAMPMLMITGQKPIKTSKQGHFQIVDVVDTMRPLTKYTRQIVAADSIPARVREAFRRAEEERPGAVHLELPQDIAGDPTQARLIPASFSRRPVAEDKAIERAAEAIAQARHPILMIGAGANRKTTAKTLHAFVAQLGIPYFTTQMGKGVLDENGPLWLGNAALSDHDFVHRAIDAADCIVNIGHDVIEKPPFFMREGRRTVIHVNYASAEVDAVYFPQIEVVGDIAHSVWRLSEALRPQAHWDFSFFDRVRSALSEQLLDRSEDDRFPLAPQRLVAELRAALSPRDVVCLDNGLYKLWFARNYRCAEPNTLLLDNALATMGAGLPSAIAARIVCPDRKVVAVCGDGGFMMNSQELETAVRLGLDITVLVLRDDAYGMIKWKQAHERYPSYGMDLGNPDFVAYASSYGARGHRPESSDAFAPLLRQALDTPGIDLIEVPIDYRDDDRILNEDIPRLAAAVQ
- a CDS encoding aldehyde dehydrogenase family protein — encoded protein: MARSPKQSDRRKAAKPAKPGSGLKPSYPYYLANRPVAANTALDVLDKFSGKRATRVAMADATAVRKAIVAAHKAREAMAAFTPDRRRDVLEHCVRRFSERFEELALALCIEAGKPIRDARGEVTRLIDTFRIAAGEATRSGGELIELQISERTRGYRGMVKRVPIGPCSFITPFNFPLNLVAHKVAPAIAAGCPFVLKPAIKTPVGALIIAEVLAETDLPEGAFSVLCCSNEDASLLVEDERIKLLSFTGGLIGWDLKARSGKKKVTLELGGNAACIVDADPGASLDHVVERLVFGAYYQSGQSCISVQRIYAHADIYDKLRKKLKSAIAALRMGDPRDEQTFIGPVVDVDAAKRIESWIDAAVKGGAKRIVAGPRDGNMIPATLLEKVPRDSDLYRKEVFGPVAFIEPFDDFDKVLTTVNDSDFGLQAGVFTGRLDHAMKAWDRLDVGGVIVGDVPSFRVDNMPYGGVKDSGLGREGVRYAIEDMSEQRLLVIRDPTEGA